From the genome of Streptomyces sp. NBC_00659, one region includes:
- a CDS encoding HAD-IIA family hydrolase, which produces MSERKPIESWLTDMDGVLIHEGVPIPGADAFIKKLRESGKPFLVLTNNSIYTARDLHARLNRMGLDVPVENIWTSALATAKFLDDQRPGGTAYVIGEAGLTTALHDIGYVLTDHEPDYVVLGETRTYSFEAMTKAVRLIKGGARFIATNPDETGPSTEGPLPATGAVAALITKASGKQPYFAGKPNPLMMRTGLNAIGAHSESSAMIGDRMDTDVLAGLEAGMQTFLVLTGLTTPEEIERYPYRPSKIVDSIADLVDRV; this is translated from the coding sequence ATGTCAGAGCGCAAGCCGATCGAGTCGTGGCTCACCGACATGGACGGCGTCCTCATCCACGAAGGTGTGCCCATCCCCGGCGCCGACGCCTTCATCAAGAAACTGCGGGAGTCCGGGAAGCCCTTCCTGGTCCTGACGAACAACTCCATCTACACGGCGCGCGACCTGCACGCCAGGCTCAACCGCATGGGCCTGGACGTGCCGGTCGAGAACATCTGGACCTCCGCCCTCGCCACCGCCAAGTTCCTGGACGACCAGCGGCCCGGCGGCACGGCGTACGTCATCGGCGAGGCGGGCCTGACCACCGCGCTGCACGACATCGGGTACGTCCTGACCGACCACGAGCCGGACTACGTGGTCCTCGGCGAGACCCGTACGTATTCCTTCGAGGCCATGACCAAGGCGGTCCGGCTGATCAAGGGCGGCGCCCGCTTCATCGCCACCAACCCGGACGAGACCGGCCCGTCCACCGAGGGCCCGCTGCCGGCCACCGGAGCGGTCGCCGCGCTGATCACCAAGGCCAGCGGCAAGCAGCCGTACTTCGCGGGCAAGCCGAACCCGCTGATGATGCGGACCGGCCTGAACGCCATCGGCGCGCACTCGGAGTCCAGCGCCATGATCGGCGACCGGATGGACACCGACGTGCTGGCCGGTCTGGAGGCGGGGATGCAGACCTTCCTCGTCCTGACCGGGCTGACCACGCCCGAGGAGATCGAGCGGTACCCGTACCGGCCGTCGAAGATCGTCGACTCGATCGCGGACCTGGTCGACCGCGTCTGA
- a CDS encoding YidC/Oxa1 family membrane protein insertase, which yields MSVFAHLVEHIADLLQPLFHGSAAAAAIVLFTALVRLLVHPLSRAAARGQRAQAALRPRIAELKKEHGKDREKFQKALMELHAEEKVSPLSGCLPSLLQMPAFFLLYHLFSSSTIGGGANTLLGHTLFAAPLGGRWADALGDGGLFGPAGLVYLALFAVVTAVAGFNYVRTKRTTVVAAPVAGEAGSEQAAALASVAKIMPFMSFFTLFTVAVVPLAAALYVVTSATWSAVERAVLYRDMPGAAPAAAALA from the coding sequence ATGTCCGTTTTCGCGCACCTGGTCGAGCACATCGCCGACCTGCTCCAGCCGCTGTTCCATGGCTCGGCGGCCGCCGCCGCGATCGTCCTGTTCACCGCGCTCGTACGCCTGCTCGTGCATCCCCTGTCGCGGGCGGCGGCGCGCGGACAGCGGGCGCAGGCGGCGCTCCGGCCGCGGATCGCCGAGCTGAAGAAGGAACACGGCAAGGACCGCGAGAAGTTCCAGAAGGCGCTGATGGAGCTGCACGCCGAGGAGAAGGTGTCGCCGCTCTCCGGATGCCTGCCCAGCCTGCTCCAGATGCCGGCCTTCTTCCTCCTCTACCACCTGTTCTCCAGCTCGACGATCGGCGGCGGGGCCAACACCCTGCTCGGGCACACGCTGTTCGCCGCACCGCTCGGGGGCCGGTGGGCGGACGCGCTCGGCGACGGCGGGCTCTTCGGGCCGGCCGGTCTCGTCTACCTGGCTCTCTTCGCCGTCGTCACGGCCGTGGCCGGTTTCAACTACGTGCGCACGAAGCGGACGACCGTCGTCGCCGCGCCCGTGGCGGGTGAGGCCGGGAGCGAGCAGGCGGCCGCTCTCGCCTCGGTCGCCAAGATCATGCCGTTCATGTCCTTCTTCACGCTGTTCACCGTGGCCGTGGTGCCGCTGGCGGCCGCGCTGTACGTGGTGACCAGCGCGACCTGGAGCGCGGTGGAGCGGGCGGTGCTCTACCGGGACATGCCGGGGGCGGCGCCCGCGGCCGCGGCCCTCGCCTGA
- a CDS encoding winged helix-turn-helix transcriptional regulator: MALGKDYATQECSIARALEVVGERWTLLVIRDALYGVRRYNDFLVHLGIPRAVLASRLQALTAEGILEKRRYQESPPRDEYVLTDRGVALWPTLRSLGLWGREHFGESRLRYFRHAACGTELGPYGECPRCALVVPVPDVEMTPGPGLDRDPADPVSRALLGPRRLLEPVDTDRGSHGVADAASGPGRSAEKHPV; this comes from the coding sequence ATGGCTCTGGGCAAGGACTACGCGACGCAGGAGTGCTCGATCGCCCGCGCGCTGGAGGTCGTCGGCGAGCGCTGGACGCTTCTGGTCATCCGCGACGCGCTCTACGGCGTACGGCGCTACAACGATTTCCTCGTGCACCTCGGCATCCCGAGGGCCGTGCTCGCGTCCCGTCTCCAGGCGCTCACCGCCGAGGGGATCCTCGAGAAGCGCCGCTATCAGGAGTCGCCGCCGCGTGACGAGTACGTCCTGACCGACCGCGGTGTCGCCCTGTGGCCCACGCTGCGTTCGCTCGGCCTGTGGGGCCGCGAGCACTTCGGCGAGAGCCGCCTGCGCTACTTCCGGCACGCGGCCTGCGGCACGGAACTCGGCCCGTACGGCGAGTGCCCCCGCTGCGCCTTGGTCGTGCCCGTCCCAGACGTCGAGATGACGCCGGGCCCCGGACTCGACCGGGATCCGGCGGATCCGGTCAGCCGGGCCCTGCTCGGGCCGAGGCGGCTGCTGGAGCCGGTCGACACGGATCGCGGTTCGCATGGTGTGGCGGACGCCGCGTCCGGTCCCGGGCGGTCCGCCGAGAAGCATCCTGTATAA
- a CDS encoding class E sortase, with amino-acid sequence MRAPGVVHHGTRRRRAAYRRAVWSGAEVLVTVGVVLLLLVAHQLWWTNRQARHGAERKVQALEREWGTPAPGSADPDASAASGAGGTGGGEADDGKSGAGQPAGRHSSSGSGGGDGARQPRWSQAYAVLGIPRLSLRVPVAEGVSKAGVLDKGYVGHYKGTQQPGQAGNFALAGHRNTHGEPFRYLPRLRRGDTITVETKAAVYTYTVDRTLPQTSSRDVGVIRPVPRSTVRPSYGYSRPGYYITLTTCTPDYTSRYRMAVWGKLTSMRPR; translated from the coding sequence ATGCGGGCTCCGGGGGTCGTGCACCACGGCACGCGGCGACGGCGCGCCGCGTACCGGCGAGCGGTCTGGAGCGGCGCCGAGGTGCTCGTCACCGTCGGAGTGGTGCTGCTCCTCCTGGTCGCGCACCAGCTGTGGTGGACCAACCGGCAGGCGCGGCACGGCGCCGAGCGCAAGGTGCAGGCGCTGGAGCGGGAGTGGGGGACCCCGGCGCCCGGGAGTGCCGACCCCGACGCGAGCGCCGCTTCCGGTGCCGGGGGGACCGGGGGCGGTGAGGCCGACGACGGGAAGAGCGGCGCGGGACAGCCGGCGGGGCGACACTCCTCGTCCGGATCCGGGGGTGGCGACGGCGCCCGGCAACCCCGTTGGTCACAGGCCTACGCCGTCCTCGGCATTCCGCGGCTCTCCCTGCGGGTACCGGTCGCGGAGGGCGTCAGCAAGGCGGGCGTCCTCGACAAGGGCTACGTCGGCCACTACAAGGGCACCCAACAGCCGGGGCAGGCCGGGAACTTCGCTCTCGCCGGACACCGGAACACGCACGGGGAGCCGTTCCGGTACCTCCCGAGGCTCCGGCGCGGTGACACGATCACCGTCGAGACGAAGGCCGCCGTCTACACGTACACCGTCGACCGGACGCTTCCGCAGACCTCCTCGCGGGACGTCGGGGTGATCCGCCCGGTGCCGCGCAGCACCGTCCGGCCCTCGTACGGGTACAGCCGGCCCGGGTACTACATCACGCTCACCACGTGCACCCCCGACTACACCTCCCGGTACCGCATGGCGGTGTGGGGGAAGCTCACCTCCATGCGGCCCCGCTGA
- a CDS encoding ROK family transcriptional regulator, producing MNQGGPGNPGSGGGAGAGAAGVNLPALRSHNAALVLDLLRTAGVSGISRLELAERTGLTPQAVSKITARLRADGLATEAGRLASTGGKPRTVLRLVPDAGHAVGLHLDRDELTAVLCDLTGAVVAERHAPLDLGAGADAVVEGAAGEVSALLGGVSPLGVGVALPGPLDHSLGVLHRVTGFPEWDGFALRAALAGRLGLPVVVDKDTNAAALGVAVGAGTRSGPGLVGGGSFAYLHLGTGLGAGLVIGGVVHRGARTGAGEFGHQVIQLDGPMCECGNRGCIEVLCLDAVGRGTVAEAARVLGAGAANLVGLLDIDLVLLGGRTVAAHEAVFLQGVGAVLEERARREGGGPAVPVRVAPGGARGVAEGAAQLLLAPLFGRGEG from the coding sequence GTGAACCAGGGTGGCCCCGGGAATCCGGGTTCCGGCGGGGGCGCGGGCGCCGGGGCGGCCGGGGTGAACCTGCCCGCCCTGCGCAGTCACAACGCCGCGCTGGTGCTCGATCTGCTGCGCACGGCCGGGGTCTCCGGCATCAGCCGCCTGGAACTCGCCGAGCGGACCGGGCTGACCCCGCAGGCCGTCAGCAAGATCACCGCGCGGCTGCGGGCGGACGGCCTGGCGACGGAGGCCGGGCGTCTCGCGTCCACGGGCGGCAAACCCCGTACGGTGCTGCGGCTCGTGCCCGACGCCGGGCACGCGGTCGGGCTGCATCTCGACCGGGACGAGCTGACCGCCGTGCTCTGCGATCTCACCGGGGCCGTGGTGGCCGAGCGGCACGCCCCGCTCGATCTGGGGGCCGGGGCCGACGCGGTGGTCGAGGGGGCGGCCGGCGAGGTCTCCGCCCTGCTCGGCGGGGTGTCACCGCTGGGTGTGGGGGTCGCGCTGCCGGGGCCGCTCGACCACAGCCTGGGGGTGCTGCACCGGGTGACGGGTTTCCCGGAGTGGGACGGGTTCGCCCTGCGGGCCGCGCTGGCCGGGCGGCTCGGGCTGCCGGTGGTCGTGGACAAGGACACCAACGCGGCGGCGCTCGGGGTCGCGGTGGGGGCAGGCACCCGGTCCGGCCCCGGCCTCGTGGGCGGCGGGTCCTTCGCGTATCTGCATCTCGGTACGGGTCTGGGCGCCGGGCTCGTGATCGGCGGGGTGGTGCACCGGGGGGCCCGTACCGGGGCCGGGGAGTTCGGACACCAGGTCATCCAGCTGGACGGGCCGATGTGCGAGTGCGGGAACCGCGGCTGCATCGAGGTGCTGTGCCTGGACGCGGTGGGGCGGGGGACCGTGGCCGAGGCCGCTCGGGTGCTCGGCGCCGGCGCGGCGAACCTGGTGGGGCTGCTCGACATCGACCTCGTGCTGCTGGGAGGGCGCACGGTCGCGGCTCACGAGGCGGTCTTCCTCCAGGGTGTCGGGGCCGTCCTGGAGGAACGCGCCCGGCGCGAAGGAGGCGGTCCGGCGGTGCCGGTCCGGGTGGCCCCCGGCGGAGCAAGAGGGGTGGCCGAGGGCGCGGCCCAACTGCTGCTGGCTCCGCTGTTCGGGCGCGGGGAGGGGTGA
- a CDS encoding class F sortase — MSERERSPGTGRLLTGVAWLVLLLGLWLWGREVTDLRLGTSAPTTGDIAAVGRPPEVRLPPALKPLGSARPQRVDIPSMGVQAPVVARGLDGRGAIDPPPFDQPGVVGWYASGAKPGAAGTALMVGHVDTETRPAVFYRLSTVKPGDTVRVMRDDGTVAEFTVDDVQVLPRDHFDARQAYGVRESGRAELRLITCGGTFDRADRSYTANVVVSAYLTGSGM, encoded by the coding sequence ATGTCCGAACGGGAGCGTTCCCCCGGCACCGGCCGTCTGCTGACCGGTGTGGCCTGGCTTGTCCTGCTGCTCGGGCTGTGGCTGTGGGGCCGTGAGGTGACGGATCTGCGGCTGGGGACGTCGGCACCGACCACGGGGGACATCGCCGCCGTCGGCCGGCCGCCGGAGGTGCGGCTGCCCCCCGCGCTCAAGCCCCTCGGCAGCGCCCGTCCGCAGCGCGTCGACATTCCCTCGATGGGCGTGCAGGCGCCCGTCGTGGCCCGCGGGCTCGACGGGCGGGGTGCCATCGATCCGCCGCCGTTCGACCAGCCGGGTGTCGTCGGCTGGTACGCGTCGGGGGCGAAGCCGGGGGCCGCGGGGACGGCGCTGATGGTCGGCCACGTCGACACCGAGACCCGGCCCGCGGTCTTCTACCGGCTCAGCACCGTCAAGCCCGGTGACACCGTCCGGGTCATGCGCGACGACGGGACGGTCGCCGAGTTCACCGTGGACGACGTCCAGGTACTGCCGCGTGACCATTTCGATGCCCGGCAGGCTTATGGCGTACGGGAGTCCGGGCGGGCCGAGCTGCGGCTGATCACCTGCGGCGGAACCTTCGACCGGGCCGACCGCAGCTACACGGCGAACGTGGTCGTCTCGGCGTACCTCACGGGGAGCGGGATGTGA
- a CDS encoding heme-degrading domain-containing protein, giving the protein MNAPVAPEIAELIAELEEQERRLTLPGFTHDDAWALGTLLVGLAREREAPVAVDIRRGGQQLFHAALPGSTPDNDAWIDRKRRVVERYGCSSLLVGSRFRAKGTTFEESSRLDPDTYAAHGGAFPIAVTGAGVIGTVVVSGLPQVEDHKMVVEALETLLAR; this is encoded by the coding sequence GTGAACGCGCCCGTCGCACCGGAGATCGCCGAGCTCATCGCCGAGCTGGAGGAGCAGGAGCGCCGGCTGACGCTCCCGGGCTTCACCCACGACGACGCCTGGGCCCTCGGCACGCTCCTGGTCGGACTCGCCCGCGAGCGCGAAGCGCCGGTCGCCGTCGACATCCGACGCGGTGGCCAGCAGCTCTTCCACGCGGCGCTGCCGGGTTCCACCCCGGACAACGACGCCTGGATCGACCGCAAGCGCCGCGTCGTCGAGCGGTACGGGTGCTCCTCACTGCTGGTCGGCTCGCGCTTCCGCGCCAAGGGCACGACCTTCGAGGAGTCCTCGCGCCTCGACCCCGACACGTACGCGGCCCACGGGGGCGCGTTCCCGATCGCCGTGACGGGCGCGGGCGTCATCGGCACCGTGGTGGTCTCGGGCCTGCCCCAGGTCGAGGACCACAAGATGGTGGTGGAGGCCCTGGAGACACTCCTGGCCCGGTAG
- a CDS encoding peptidoglycan-binding protein, with protein sequence MKTPVFEEVDPASDCDCPECVHRRRVLPVSSRLGPSGPLGHPAARAHVLGLTGVARTPLALALAATAGTALGAVPAVAAVHGPVRPGLPPADGHDGTPQGRRAPLHGPAGKPALPAGPGQTVQVPTTTRAAIIGRATTWIDAQVPYSTDDYWRDGYRQDCSGFVSMAWNLPGNEWTGSLDSFGVRITRDRLQPGDILLFHNPDNPEKGSHVVIFGGWTDYTHTQYVAYEQSPPRARKQSTPYAYWTNSDHYVPYRYRGITEGAGGSPPSTSTRYPGAAYFGNGANNAYVTQLGRLLVDRGGRRFYTKGPGPRWSAADKRATQAFQRAQGWKGADADGLPGPTTWSYLVGKKGRNIPAVTAGPGSPGTVPGYPGRAVFRPGANDAQVTALGKQLVKKGFGTYYTSGPGPRWGEADRRNVEAFQRAQGWRGGAADGYPGPETWRRLFS encoded by the coding sequence ATGAAGACTCCGGTGTTCGAGGAGGTCGATCCCGCGAGTGACTGTGATTGCCCCGAATGCGTTCACCGGCGGCGGGTCCTGCCCGTCTCCTCGCGGCTCGGGCCGTCCGGCCCCCTGGGGCATCCGGCGGCCCGTGCCCATGTCCTCGGCCTGACGGGGGTCGCGCGAACCCCCCTGGCGCTCGCGCTGGCCGCCACGGCGGGCACCGCCCTCGGCGCGGTCCCGGCGGTCGCCGCCGTGCACGGACCCGTCCGGCCCGGTCTTCCCCCGGCCGACGGACACGACGGCACCCCCCAGGGCCGCAGGGCGCCGCTGCACGGCCCGGCGGGGAAGCCCGCGCTGCCCGCCGGACCGGGGCAGACGGTACAGGTGCCCACCACCACACGGGCCGCGATCATCGGCCGTGCCACGACATGGATCGACGCGCAGGTGCCGTACAGCACGGACGACTACTGGCGGGACGGGTACCGGCAGGACTGCTCGGGCTTCGTCTCGATGGCCTGGAACCTGCCGGGCAACGAGTGGACCGGCAGCCTCGACAGCTTCGGGGTGCGGATCACCCGGGACCGGCTCCAGCCGGGCGACATCCTGCTCTTCCACAACCCGGACAACCCCGAGAAGGGCTCGCACGTCGTCATCTTCGGCGGTTGGACGGACTACACGCACACCCAGTACGTCGCCTACGAGCAGAGTCCGCCGCGTGCCAGGAAGCAGTCCACCCCGTACGCGTACTGGACGAACTCGGACCACTACGTGCCCTATCGCTACCGGGGGATCACGGAGGGCGCGGGCGGTTCGCCGCCGTCCACGTCGACCCGCTATCCGGGGGCCGCGTACTTCGGGAACGGCGCGAACAACGCGTACGTCACCCAGCTCGGCCGGCTCCTGGTGGACCGGGGCGGGCGCCGCTTCTACACCAAGGGACCGGGGCCGCGCTGGTCGGCCGCGGACAAGCGGGCGACTCAGGCGTTCCAGCGGGCGCAGGGCTGGAAGGGCGCCGACGCGGACGGGCTGCCGGGGCCGACGACCTGGTCGTACCTGGTGGGCAAGAAGGGCAGGAACATCCCCGCCGTGACGGCCGGCCCGGGTTCCCCGGGCACCGTGCCCGGCTATCCGGGACGCGCGGTGTTCCGGCCCGGAGCGAACGACGCCCAGGTGACCGCGCTGGGAAAGCAGCTGGTCAAGAAGGGGTTCGGCACGTACTACACGTCCGGTCCGGGGCCGCGCTGGGGCGAGGCGGACCGGCGCAACGTCGAGGCGTTCCAGCGGGCCCAGGGCTGGCGCGGCGGGGCGGCGGACGGATACCCGGGACCGGAGACCTGGCGGCGGCTCTTCTCCTGA
- a CDS encoding MFS transporter, which produces MTRLDRPDTSTRPAHATGVSPAAPAKTAPRATPTLALTSAATAVALMTYTAPMVTLPDTAAALHTSVSAQAWLLNGTPLGLAALLLVAGSLADDYGRRRIFLAGTVALGLTTALGALAGSTWLFTLTRIAQGAASAAILASSLGLIVHAFPTPRGRLRATGVWGAFVSGGIAAGPLLAGALASWNWRMAYAVLGAAALVVALLGTRALTESRAPRGGRPDLAGALTFGLALVSLVAALTLGRDGWLRAPVGLLTAAFLVLMAAFVAVERRSGTPMIDLGLLRHRRFLVSSAGGLFTGLAVIGLFSFLPALLQRTLGMSAMDTAWLFLLWSGLAFTVALQARRLAGRVSHRHQLALGFALHAAGVLTMLGAIGSGSWLRLLPGFVLSGVGSGLLNAALPLLAVESVPATRTAMGSGAQQTFRYIGSCAGVALTIALVTTAGGPAHGANIAIVVSAGLAAVAAASVLILRERA; this is translated from the coding sequence ATGACCCGGCTCGACCGGCCCGACACCAGCACGCGGCCCGCACACGCCACCGGCGTCTCTCCGGCCGCCCCGGCGAAAACCGCTCCGCGGGCCACCCCGACCCTCGCCCTCACCAGCGCCGCCACCGCCGTGGCCCTGATGACGTACACGGCCCCGATGGTCACGCTCCCCGACACCGCGGCCGCGCTGCACACCTCGGTCTCCGCCCAGGCCTGGCTGCTCAACGGCACCCCGCTGGGCCTGGCCGCGCTGCTCCTGGTCGCGGGCAGTCTCGCGGACGACTACGGCCGCCGCCGGATCTTCCTGGCCGGCACCGTCGCCCTCGGCCTCACCACCGCCCTGGGCGCGCTCGCGGGCTCCACCTGGCTGTTCACCCTGACCCGCATAGCGCAGGGAGCGGCGAGCGCGGCGATCCTCGCGAGCAGCCTGGGCCTGATCGTGCATGCCTTCCCGACCCCGCGCGGGCGGCTGCGCGCGACGGGGGTGTGGGGCGCGTTCGTCAGCGGCGGAATCGCCGCGGGCCCGCTCCTCGCGGGGGCCCTGGCAAGCTGGAACTGGCGGATGGCGTACGCCGTCCTGGGCGCCGCCGCCCTGGTCGTCGCCCTCCTCGGAACCCGCGCCCTGACCGAGTCCCGCGCACCACGCGGCGGCCGGCCCGACCTCGCGGGGGCGCTGACCTTCGGCCTCGCGCTGGTGTCGCTGGTGGCGGCGCTGACGCTCGGCCGCGACGGCTGGCTGCGCGCGCCGGTGGGCCTGCTGACGGCCGCGTTCCTCGTCCTGATGGCCGCGTTCGTCGCCGTCGAACGCCGCAGCGGAACTCCCATGATCGACCTCGGTCTGCTCCGGCACCGCCGCTTCCTCGTCTCGTCGGCGGGCGGGCTCTTCACGGGCCTCGCGGTGATCGGCCTGTTCAGCTTCCTGCCGGCGCTGCTCCAGCGGACGCTCGGGATGTCCGCCATGGACACGGCGTGGTTGTTCCTGCTGTGGTCCGGCCTCGCCTTCACGGTCGCCCTCCAGGCCCGCCGTCTCGCCGGCCGGGTCTCGCACCGCCATCAGCTCGCCCTCGGTTTCGCGCTGCACGCGGCCGGTGTCCTGACGATGCTCGGCGCGATCGGCTCCGGCTCCTGGCTCCGCCTGCTCCCGGGCTTCGTGCTCTCCGGGGTGGGCAGCGGCCTGCTGAACGCCGCGCTGCCCCTGCTGGCCGTCGAATCCGTGCCCGCGACCCGCACGGCGATGGGCTCGGGCGCCCAGCAGACGTTCCGCTACATCGGTTCGTGCGCCGGGGTCGCCCTCACGATCGCCCTGGTCACCACCGCCGGCGGACCGGCGCACGGCGCGAACATCGCGATCGTCGTGTCGGCCGGGCTCGCGGCGGTGGCCGCGGCAAGCGTTCTGATCCTGCGGGAGCGGGCGTGA
- a CDS encoding fumarylacetoacetate hydrolase family protein: protein MKLLRVGTAGAERPALLDAEGILRDLSGLVADIDGALLADDAALGRIRSAAAAGELPALDADGLRVGPPLARIGKVVCIGLNYHDHARETGAEPPTEPVIFFKAADTVVGPNDTVLVPRGSVKTDWEVELAVVIGRTARYLESREEALAHVAGYAVAHDVSEREFQIERGGTWDKGKNCETFNPLGPWLVTADEIPDPQALSLRLWVNGELKQDGTTAEQIFPVAEVVRYVSRFMTLYPGDVINTGTPAGVALGRPEPKPFLRAGDVVELEIEGLGRQRQELADA from the coding sequence ATGAAGCTGCTGCGAGTCGGTACGGCCGGGGCGGAGCGGCCCGCGCTGCTCGACGCCGAGGGGATCCTCCGGGACCTGTCGGGACTGGTCGCCGACATCGACGGGGCGCTGCTCGCCGACGACGCGGCACTCGGCCGGATCCGGTCCGCCGCGGCGGCCGGTGAGCTGCCCGCGCTGGACGCGGACGGCCTGCGCGTGGGACCGCCGCTGGCCCGGATCGGCAAGGTCGTGTGCATCGGGCTGAACTACCACGACCACGCCCGCGAGACCGGGGCCGAGCCGCCCACCGAGCCGGTGATCTTCTTCAAGGCGGCGGACACCGTGGTCGGGCCGAACGACACGGTGCTCGTGCCGCGCGGGTCGGTGAAGACCGACTGGGAGGTCGAGCTGGCCGTCGTCATCGGCCGCACCGCCCGCTACCTGGAGTCCCGGGAGGAGGCGCTCGCGCATGTCGCCGGGTACGCGGTGGCGCACGACGTCTCCGAGCGAGAGTTCCAGATCGAGCGCGGCGGCACCTGGGACAAGGGCAAGAACTGCGAGACGTTCAACCCGCTGGGGCCGTGGCTGGTGACCGCGGACGAGATCCCGGACCCGCAGGCGCTGTCGCTACGGCTCTGGGTGAACGGTGAGCTCAAGCAGGACGGTACGACGGCCGAGCAGATCTTCCCGGTCGCCGAGGTCGTCCGGTACGTCAGCCGGTTCATGACCCTGTACCCGGGGGATGTCATCAACACCGGTACACCCGCCGGGGTGGCGCTCGGCCGGCCCGAGCCGAAGCCGTTCCTGCGGGCGGGTGACGTCGTCGAGCTGGAGATCGAGGGGCTGGGGCGGCAGCGGCAGGAGCTCGCCGACGCGTGA
- a CDS encoding DUF6412 domain-containing protein, translating to MTRTWADARPAAVLLLLLLEVALLDTGTLTATVAVAATAAAGSAFAACSLIVARCAPVVPPTRVRTAIRDRDRRTAFLPQRDPDASGRPRPRAPGHALPATA from the coding sequence ATGACCCGGACCTGGGCCGACGCCCGCCCCGCCGCCGTACTGCTGCTCCTGCTCCTCGAGGTCGCCCTGCTCGACACGGGCACCCTCACCGCCACCGTCGCGGTCGCCGCGACGGCCGCGGCCGGGTCCGCCTTCGCGGCCTGCTCCCTCATCGTGGCGCGCTGCGCGCCCGTCGTGCCGCCCACCCGGGTCCGTACGGCCATCCGCGACCGTGACCGCCGCACGGCCTTCCTGCCGCAACGCGATCCCGACGCCAGCGGACGGCCGCGCCCCAGGGCGCCCGGACACGCCCTCCCGGCGACCGCGTAG
- a CDS encoding Gfo/Idh/MocA family oxidoreductase, translating to MTGMTGTGTPLRVGLVGYGLAGSVFHAPLIATTEGLALDTVVTSNPERQAQARAEFGDGLRFAATPDELLDRADELDLIVIASPNKTHVPIATAALKAGLPVVVDKPIAGTAAEARELAALADERGLLLSVFQNRRWDNDFLTLRKLFADGELGDVWRFESRFERWRPQPKGGWRESGDPAEIGGLLYDLGSHLVDQALVLFGPAASVYAESDVRRPGALTDDDTFIAITHENGVRSHLFASATTAQLGPRFRVLGSQAGYVKYGLDPQEADLRDGKRPGAGAEWGVEPEALWGRVGSGESPLTGGGRPEPTVPGTYPAYYAAVAAAIRDGGPNPVTAHEAAAALDVLEAARRSARESVVVSL from the coding sequence ATGACAGGCATGACTGGTACTGGTACGCCCCTTCGCGTGGGTCTCGTCGGCTACGGCCTCGCGGGTTCCGTCTTCCACGCCCCGCTGATCGCCACGACCGAGGGGCTCGCCCTCGACACGGTCGTCACCTCGAACCCGGAGCGCCAGGCGCAGGCCCGCGCCGAGTTCGGCGACGGACTCCGCTTCGCCGCGACGCCCGACGAACTGCTGGACCGCGCCGACGAACTCGACCTGATCGTCATCGCGTCCCCGAACAAGACCCACGTCCCGATCGCGACCGCCGCCCTGAAGGCCGGCCTCCCCGTGGTCGTGGACAAGCCCATCGCCGGTACGGCGGCGGAGGCCCGCGAACTGGCCGCCCTGGCCGACGAGCGCGGCCTGCTGCTCTCCGTCTTCCAGAACCGCCGCTGGGACAACGACTTCCTGACCCTGCGCAAGCTGTTCGCCGACGGCGAGCTGGGCGACGTCTGGCGCTTCGAGTCCCGTTTCGAGCGCTGGCGCCCGCAGCCGAAGGGCGGCTGGCGCGAGTCCGGCGACCCGGCGGAGATCGGGGGTCTGCTCTACGACCTCGGCAGCCACCTCGTCGACCAGGCGCTCGTCCTCTTCGGCCCCGCGGCCTCGGTGTACGCGGAGTCGGACGTCCGCCGTCCGGGCGCACTGACCGACGACGACACGTTCATCGCGATCACGCACGAGAACGGGGTCCGCTCCCACCTCTTCGCCTCCGCGACAACCGCCCAGCTCGGCCCGCGCTTCCGCGTCCTCGGCTCGCAGGCCGGTTACGTCAAGTACGGCCTCGACCCGCAGGAGGCCGACCTGCGCGACGGCAAGCGCCCCGGCGCCGGCGCCGAGTGGGGCGTCGAGCCGGAGGCCCTGTGGGGCCGCGTCGGCTCCGGCGAGTCCCCGCTGACCGGTGGCGGCCGTCCCGAGCCGACGGTTCCGGGCACGTACCCCGCGTACTACGCGGCCGTCGCCGCCGCCATCCGTGACGGCGGCCCGAACCCGGTCACCGCCCACGAGGCCGCCGCCGCCCTGGACGTCCTGGAAGCGGCCCGCCGCTCCGCCCGCGAGTCCGTGGTGGTGTCCCTGTGA